The genomic region CAATGTTTTAAACTAATCATTTTCTATCTTTTGTCCATATGAGACATTTTGTAGGCTTCAGCAATGGTAGATAACTATAGTCTGTAAATAAATTAGCTACTGTTTTACCATTAGTGCTCATTGAAATGATGTGAGCACTGTACACTTACTGAGCAAATGTAAtctaaaaaaattattattagagGTTATCATATTCCAGACATTGCAGTCTGGTCTGACAGTGATCCAATTATCTACAATTATTCTGCCTAAACAGTTTCTGCTCAATAATATCCATAATAAGCAAAAAatcctgttgtttttctaaaaacataCTCTGGTCTTAGCGTCTTACCAATTCCTTAGGTAAAAGATATTTCCACCTTCCAATCCCGTTAGTTGGCATGTCTTTATATTGTCTTTTGTTTACAGCAGCCGTGCCTGGAAAGAAAACGGGTCCATTTAAGTACGTATTCTGTGTACAAATGCCATACTGAGTATCCAAGAACAGTTTAACTTATGAGGTTGAAGTGTTTTATTCACCCTTGTCTATAAATACTTACCCCAGACAGGATGCTGAAGGAATGGTGTGGCCCTTGAAATACATTAGAGATTTTAGTCatcaacaacattaaacaaatgcTAATTATGTATTCCTGCAAATTAATTATCAAAATAGGATCAAGTAAACTGTTATTTATATAGATGCAACTTACAGGATtgttccattttaaaataatgaggATCTTACTTTCTTGGTAGTATTTGCATCTTTGTTGTCAACAAGATAATGCTGAGATTTGAAAATACAGCAACATTAATTTCCTAAGAATAAGGACGCAATGGACTGAGgttactgctgctgtcattgCTTTTCCaccactctgtatgtttaatgggtgtgttgtACAGTCTTGAGACAAAAATATCAAGACGGTTTATGTTCTGTCAGATTATAAATATATGTAGACATTTGTCACAATCccattttatgatttatttatgcagaaaaaaaaaaaaaaacaaaacatcaaactgtgtCGAGAGGACTTACCAGCATACTGCAAGTGCTtcatttaacacaaatgttggtaactgaaaaaacattaaaaaaatcaataaatcaaatttACAAAATTGCAaaatactgaaattaaaaaaaaaattacgtATTTAACTGTTAACCTTTGTATGAACAAATCTTATTTACAACACAGCACatgcacaaaatacaaatatggAGATATTTCTCAAACAGCAGCTACATGATAAGAAAAGCGTTAACACTTATTTCACTTGTTGAAAAGTAAAATCAACTGGAACATTTTACTGAACTACTTCTGGCAAAGCTGTGAAGACTTGATATCTATTGTCTTCCCCACTGACTGGTTCATTTTAGTGTCTATTTTTAACACTTGACTAAACAACGAATCGATAGAAAGTAGTAACTAAAAGCTCAGATGTTAGCACAGATGTTACCGATGACATATTACTGCTGTGTGACCTCTGTGCAGAAACTAAACATGTAAcaagataaagacaaaacaaagattaGTTACCTTTCGAAACACCGGATTCATGGCGTGAAGCTCTCGTTGTTCGTGTTTAACGAAAACACAGTAGTGATTCTGTGAATAAATTACatcaaactaagaaaaaaacacaaacacatgcaccgAGAGTTGCTCCTAATACCGGAATGAAGCACAGGAAACGAGTCCATCCGCTAATATGTCCGTCGGTTTAATGCGCCAAAGCAAAGGTTCCGGGATGGAAAcgattcattttttttccatggGAGTGAGATATTTATGAtaagaaaaagcaaagtgaagaaATTAATGCTGTTAAATCAGGCCCAAAAAACTGTTAGTTACTTTTTATTAACTGTTAATCCAGTGcgttttattatttcatattttgtctttcacagttttaattagttaattttttAATGTGGATTTCcttcacttttaatttttttaaagagcaTAGCTAACTAAAATATATAGTTCTTACTGTAATTGTAAGCAAACATAGCAGAATGGTAATTaactcaaactcaaacaaaGGTTTAGACAATGATTTAGAGCCCTTAAATTCAGTTCACGGTTTTTAACTTGctctactttttgttttttttttaacttcactCGGTTTAAAAAGATCAAAGTTGACACATGTTCACATTTCAACAggctttattattatgtattaattattttagtttggcctcacacaaaaaaacctttacttgtatcaaaataaaaataaatgtttaactttcAAATAGTTCAGGCCTATCATAGCATATTTTGTAGTAAAGTGCAAAATTCCACATCACctgaaatgaatattttaagaATTATGTTTGAACTATGCATAggaacatttgacattttttaaacaatgcatTAATTCCTTTTAAAGCACTATGAATTATGAAAAGCAAAGCCATCATGTACTGTAGAGTGGGTAAACTGTTAGTTGCacattgcatttctttttctaaacGTCATGCCAAGCAAACTAACTTTTCAAATtctccatgcacacacacacacctccttaCTCTTTGGCTGATCAACTCCAGCATGAATGAGACAATCATAACAATCCATACAAACATTCAAGTAGATTGTTACCAGTCTGGTTTATTTGCTTAAACTtatctgattttctttctcagcAGATCAAATATGATGCCAACGTTGGCATCTTTACCAGTGTTAATAGAAAGGCTTTCTATGGTGAAACTCAGGAATTCAcacatgtgtaaatgtgtgtctggTAAATTTAAGTCAAACCACTTTGTGAAGCTTTGTGAAAAAGCTCTCTGCTTTTGTGTCTAGCACCTGTTGTTGTACCAGAAATTCAAGTAAACAGTTTAAATTTAGATCAAATTAGACTCGATTAGACTCAAATCTATCAATActcattttgtatatttttttgcCAAGGTCCAGGAGAATCTAGCATTACAACATGCAAGAGGTTATTCATTCAGTTTGAAGCTTAGTCCCTCCAGGCACATTCTCTCATAATACATTCACATTCACGTGTGTACGTAGACAGCAATTTTCTTCTAATATAAAGCACCTTAATTCATTTTAGCAGTATGCAACGCGGGTTTAGCATGAGATTCACATTGGCTGATTTTCAGTGCAGTGAAATCCAGCTGAATGAAAGCTCCATTGCTGTACTGTAGTTTGCCTCAGAATTGTTGATGGAGGGTTTGAGGCAAAATGCGTCAGCTGCTCCAGTCCTGTTCCGTACATGAGACATTCAACGAGAAGATGGGTGCAGCACTAAAACAGATGTCAAAACATCTGTCGCACTCAGCAATGttaaaaatctaattcaaaGTGCTGCgaaaagtgtaaaaatgtatCTGTACAAAAGTCCTCGGTTAaactcctctctcttcctcgtCCTCTTCTTCCCCATCGTCTTCATcgtcttcatcttcttcctcctcaccctcttcctcttcctcctcctcctcccctggGCTGTAAAGATCATCGGCCAGCTCAATCTGATCATGCCCGTCTTCCTcgtcctcatcttcctcctcctcctccccgtCACTCCTCATTTCTTCCTCACTGCTGTCATCGAGgtcatcatcgtcgtcatcgTCCTCCTCTGCAGCTTCTTCCTCATTCTCCTCATGCTCCTCCTCCTCGAGATCTGAAAGATGACCTGATAgttggaaaaaatatatatgtcaTGAGTTTAAATTTAGCTCCTGAAGACGCCACCTCCCTGTTCTTTAACATGTTATTTGACACctgcactaaataaaaaatatttttagattaGATAACAATGAATTGTGTTACATAGCAACAAAGAAGCATCACCAGTTCAGCAGAACTGAAATAACAAGAAGCAGCTATTTCATAAAGCAGCTGTCAGCTCATCTCTCTGACAGCTGTCTAAATGTGACTGGATGAGAGAAAGTTTTCTTACACAGGGAGTGAATGGCAGAAACAATATGACATGGTAGTTCATCATCAAGAAATTTCCTCATTTCTTCTTCCATCATAGCTACAAGAACATCCGTCTCCATGTCAACGTATTCTGGGTAGAACATGTTTTTCCTTAGCTGCCGGCggcacctgaaaacacacaagataCACTTATAATTCAGTGTCCACTCAGCATCAATTaattgtttaaaacacaaaacatgctaTGTAGTAGTTTTATCTTCACTTAAATGTCAAGATTTGAATTTTTAGCAAACAAAGAATCCATAGGTTTGTGAACTATTTTTCTGAAAAAACTActcaagaaaaacaagaaatacaatTAAGTGATATTAAAATTATTGAGCTGCAGCCCCAAAAAATTATAACACACTGTACTTactgttttcctgttgtcttGAATTCCTGAAAAaggagcaaaaacaaatgtaaagaaacagtAGATTCTGATTATCTTCAGTAGTATTAGTTCCCCCTCTCCTAATTAATGTATTATCTAAAAAATTCCACTACATGTTTATGTCTACTTTAACCTCTAATAATTGTTTATAAGTCTAAGAGTTTATTgcatacataaaatacatacatgcatgtcTTATTTTATTACCACATATCacaagtgtgtttttgtatattaGCTGGTGCATGTGATTTGTGCTGTACAGTGATGGAACTCACCTCGATGAAGCGGAAAGGATCACTTTCCTGCATAAGGCTTTCAATGCCGCAGCGGACCTCCTGGAGACGGGCCTGGTCCTGGCAGATCTTGGTGATGTTCTTCTGAATTGCCGGCCCGTTAGTGTCACAGTGAGTACGTGTGCATTCCCGCAATCTAGCGATGAAGCTGAGCACTTTGGCCTTCATCTCTTCACCCAACCTGGTCAAGCACTCCTCAGAGTCGTCCAAAAACTTCTAAATAAGGGAAGTAATGAGGGGCGCATAGATGAAGGAAAAGTACATAGTACAAAACACTACTACttacacaaaatgtattttactttaaataaccAAGATTTAGTAagtcaaatcattttttttacattttttatttattttgtcatattgaaattctgaaatgttaaataaaacataacataagCAAATAGTAAAACTAACTTTTTAATTAGCGTCACAAAATTAAAGGAGTTTCTTGTGATATAACAAATGGTCAAAGATTCATCAACTGTTCTGTTCATCAACTAGCATGCACCCTCCTACCTtattctgtctctccttctccttctgctcctgCAGTTTCTTCTCTGCCATGCTGTACTTCCTTTCAACCCTGTACAGCTGCTTATCCAGTGTGACCTGACAAAGATGAAAAGGTGTGGGCTCAGGAAATGATGCCTGAATAGATTTTAAGATCTAACTGTAAATATAACACAACCCAAAAATGTCTAGTAGAGGCTGAACGTGTAACTGATTACAACTGTACAAATAACTTCTGAAATTCCCCACTGAATTATCTTGTCTTTATTATTTGTTGGGACATTGTATGACTATGACTATTGAATATCTTACTGttaaacaacagtgttttatgacATTATATAAAAACTCTAATACTATATAATAGGCTAGGCTAAAATGACAAGTCAAATCAAGTGTCAATTAACAAAGCAAAGTGAATTCAGCAGGCTACAGTCTGCATATCCACAGCAACAAACTGGAAGGCTCTCTACTTGACAGTCTGTGCAGGAGAATGGAAGCACAGGAAGAGAAAGACCACAAAGTCATGCGACTCTTCCATTCATTTACGCACTGccacacacaacaacagacagCAGTCATTCATCAGTATTCCAGACTCATCACAGGACTCTGTGTGAgtcaaacaatgaaaatgtaGTTCACCTGACTGGAGCAGGGTAAACCAAAGACTGAAATCCTGGCCTGATATTTTATGGGTCTAATTAATACGTGTACTTTTCACAGtttcctttaatatttttaatattccaAAATATCTGTAGAtgacaaaatgtcctcactaGAAGAATACCTTGAGatctttcattgtgttttttaaggttTTCATTCTGTGTCCTGAGTGTTCTCCCTCTATGGTGCAGGCGTTGCACACACAGACCTTATCGTCCATGCAGTAGTATCtggaaagaataaaaacatgattcatAACTAACTAagttttttctttacagtaatGTATCACTCAACTGTGTCACCTTGATATGGGAAAAATCTGAGAAATATAGAGTGGAAAAAATTAGATATTGTAAAAGTTTGGCTTAGTGATGGTTCATGTTCTTAGCCATGTTTTTAGACAAAAGCTGTAATTTCAGGAAATATTTagcaaaataactaaaaataccACTTAACAGttatattgtataaataatatatatactacaaaatgtaaacataaaaatgatcCCAATAAGTTCTGTGCAGCTTGATGTACAGATGTCAAGTACTGATATCACTATGGGAATCAGCATCAGAAGATATCTTGTGTAGAGGTATGTGAATCAGTGTTGGGAGAGTAAATGTTGTACATCTCTGGTTTATATCAGAAACAGAACATTAACAGATATCAGCTAACCATCACTGACTCAGTATGTTTTAGTACAGCTATGTGTGAACATGGTGATTGACACAGTGCCTAGATGAAAACACTGTGGcattgagaaaaacaaaattcaactTCAAGAAATGcacatcttttaaaaaatgttcgTGCTTCCTACCTGTATATTTCATCGTGATCGGGGCACTTCCTCTTCCAGAAGTCGTTTATCGGTTCTGTCAGTGGATGCTCACAAAATGCGGGCAGCTCCAGATGTGGTTTTACATGCTCCTGGCACATTGACACCTCACACTTCAGGCATGTCTTCACTGCAAACATTGGCGCAGCAGCTTCGTGCTTAACCTGCTGAGAAACAGAAGCTGCAGAAGATCCGTCCCCAGCAGTGCTGGCACTTGATGCCTCGGCGGCAACTGTAGGGCAGTAGTCACATGGAACAGCAAACACGCTCCTGGCTTGTGGCGCTGCCAGAGAAGGCAGCAATGACGCCCTGGATTTTAAAGTTATAGGAGCTGCAGTGGCAGCTCTGCGCCGATGACGATAATCATCAGCAATGTTGGCTAGTTTGAAGTTTTTCTGAAAAGTGGTGCCACAGCGGTGGCTTTCACGGCATTCTGGGCAGCGGAAGCGTCCTCGCTCAGCTTGCCGCTTTAGGTGATCAAGGCAAGTCTTGCAGAAGTTGTGGCCACAAGGAAGCAAGTGAGGGTCACGGTACAAGTCCAGACACACCGGGCAGGTGAGCTCCTCTTGAAGGACCCTGGATTGATCGGCCTGGGCTGAGGCCATGTCAGAGTTCACACTGAAGCCAGAGAGGTCAGCTGGAGACGAGTGGATGTAGTGTGAGAGGAAAACGAGATGAGCAAGATGGGTAGAAgtagaaaaaagagaagacgAGATGGTGAATGACGAAAACAGCCAAGACAGGTGGATAGAAACAGGACGAGGAAAAGAGACAGCTAGTTTCCAGATGTAGCTGTCAGGTTGTTGAAACCTTAAGAAAAAACAAggaatatttattattcacagtATGAAGCATTTAGTCAATTCATCAATAAATGGACAACAATGACttgtttcagtcattttacCAAACGACAGCAAACATGCACTGGTTTCagttaaaacacattaaacacaaaaatagatATTAAGCTTATTACTGTGTTGTAAGAAAATCTGTAATGACAACCAATGTTGGATGAGGCTCTCTTGGTTGATTATTACTGTCATAACCACTTCCTTCttaaaaactgaaagtaaacAGCACAGTGAAGGTTGAGACGACATTCAAAGcaggtttattttcagttctCCTCAGTTGAACATATAAACAGTCTCTGTTTACATTGTTGGACATGAACATATAAGGGTTAGCTGTCCAGCTACATGATGACAGGAAAAGTGTTGTGATAAGTAATGTTAGCAGCGGCTCACACTCCACCTGTCATCTTTAGCATAGCCTTTTACAAGCCTCTCTGACACAGGTTAAACCTTAAATTAAACTATGGCTCCTAATTTAGCATGTTTGTCCTGGTGGCTGCACCAACAGCGGGTTCAAGGGTCAACTGACAATTAGCTAACGTTGACTTACCTCCCTGTTAGCTTCACTAATCTCCCCCCGGCTGAGTTGGAGTGGTATTAACGAGCTACAGCTAAACACGACAGGGAGCCAGGCTGTTGTTGTTCCTCACCTCGGTAGGTATGTTACCGTCTGTCTCCGCACACAGCTGAAACACGGGTTTCCAGAGAGGTTAGCGACGACACAAATCTCTCAGCCCCGGTGCACCTGTCGTCCCGGGGCTAACATGCCAGCGAGCCGTTAGCCTCTTCCGTTTAATCCAGGCTGTGGTAGGAATCCGAGCAAATGCCTCAGTCACCGGGCATCTGGTTTGTCATCTGGACTTTTCGATATTTGACACAAAAGGACGAGTCAACTCACAGCTGAGCGACAGACGAACAGCACAGACAGACGAACTGAACCGGCCAGGTTGATGCGGGGAAATGCTGCCTTCAGGGCTCCTCGGAAATTCCGGTATATAGACAGTAACTCATCAGTgcacaacagagacaaagaagaatTAGAGATTTTATATGCCATACTGTTTGAATGAATTTAAGAAACATGTCTTTCTCTGATCTATTTTAAAGTCAGATTATTactgaatattattatattttttttattataattgttaTGACTATTCAAGACATTAGAATGCAGTAAATTTATCAGggtgttttaatatgtttgagAAATGTTAAGTTAGTCTGATGTGTATGTTGTGACAGGCGTGTAAAGGTTGCAGGTCTGAATGATGACAATAGATGAATGTCGCATGGTGGAtggatataaatatataaattgaAGTGGCGGAATAGAATAACACATTCGTGAAAGTGTTGTAgtggcactttttttttcttctactaATGTTTATGAGTCGTCAATTCTTCGTACTTAGAGCAAAGTGGCATTGATCTAAGTCATAAACTAGGATCAGGAATTATTAGAAGCACAAGTTCTCAGATTCAGGATCACATCTCTCAGCAG from Anabas testudineus chromosome 18, fAnaTes1.2, whole genome shotgun sequence harbors:
- the zgc:92594 gene encoding RING_Ubox and BBOX domain-containing protein: MASAQADQSRVLQEELTCPVCLDLYRDPHLLPCGHNFCKTCLDHLKRQAERGRFRCPECRESHRCGTTFQKNFKLANIADDYRHRRRAATAAPITLKSRASLLPSLAAPQARSVFAVPCDYCPTVAAEASSASTAGDGSSAASVSQQVKHEAAAPMFAVKTCLKCEVSMCQEHVKPHLELPAFCEHPLTEPINDFWKRKCPDHDEIYRYYCMDDKVCVCNACTIEGEHSGHRMKTLKNTMKDLKVTLDKQLYRVERKYSMAEKKLQEQKEKERQNKKFLDDSEECLTRLGEEMKAKVLSFIARLRECTRTHCDTNGPAIQKNITKICQDQARLQEVRCGIESLMQESDPFRFIEEFKTTGKQCRRQLRKNMFYPEYVDMETDVLVAMMEEEMRKFLDDELPCHIVSAIHSLCHLSDLEEEEHEENEEEAAEEDDDDDDDLDDSSEEEMRSDGEEEEEDEDEEDGHDQIELADDLYSPGEEEEEEEEGEEEEDEDDEDDGEEEDEEERGV